The Malaclemys terrapin pileata isolate rMalTer1 chromosome 19, rMalTer1.hap1, whole genome shotgun sequence genome has a window encoding:
- the LRRC47 gene encoding leucine-rich repeat-containing protein 47, which yields MADPASWPELEAAERERRRELVLPGAAVEARIRAGGGRLPPRLLALPLLQALELSGCGALRELGPGLAAALPALHTLVLRGNGLGPAGLGAPEGPGLGGPLPALRVLDLSGNGLETLPAALGGALDPAGPCAPGGPPAFPQLRSLNLTGNRLRELGPGLARAAPQLQTLLLSGNRLSALPGGLLPPGASGLLPLLSQLEAADNGLQELDSAIANLPALKILDVSNNELSEIPVELADCPKLKEVNFRGNKLKDKRLEKMVNSCQTKSILEYLRVGGRGGGKGKGKPDNFDKEESKRKKRDKRQKKDSGDGEQDKLEEVNKLMIKILHIAENPAPVVVKVSPNIKEVRPYIVCCVVKGMNLKQGNALKRFLSAQIKLHDDICEKRTAATIATHDLQRIKAPLLYDAQPPNELKVMPLGRKEIKAKDLVRQLQLEAEEQRKQKKRQNVSGLHKYLQLLDGKENYPCLVDAEGVVISFPPITNSERTKIRKTTCELFLEVTSGTSLQICKDVMDTLILKMAELNKFTLENAEEESVSDGESDMTSEPVNSNPSQNAEQENSPLTVEQVRVVDMDGNLKVLYPSKTDLTLVSSLLTIIR from the exons ATGGCGGACCCGGCCTCTTGGCCGGAGCTGGAGGCGGCGGAGCGGGAGCGGCGGCGGGAGCTGGTTCTCCCCGGCGCGGCGGTGGAGGCCCGTATCCGGGCGGGGGGCGGCCGCCTGCCCCCGCGGCTCCTGGCCCTGCCGCTGCTGCAGGCGCTGGAGCTGAGCGGCTGCGGGGCGCTGCGGGAGCTGGGCCCGGggctggcggcggcgctgccgGCCCTGCACACGCTGGTGCTGCGCGGGAACGGGCTGGGCCCGGCGGGGCTGGGCGCTCCGGAGGGCCCGGGGCTCGGAGGCCCCTTGCCGGCCCTGCGGGTGCTGGACCTGTCCGGGAACGGGCTGGAGACGCTGCCCGCGGCGCtggggggagccctggacccGGCCGGGCCCTGCGCTCCTGGGGggccccccgccttcccccagcTGCGGAGCTTGAACCTCACCGGGAACCGGCTCCGGGAGCTGGGGCCGGGCTTGGCCCGGGCCGCCCCCCAGCTGCAGACCCTGCTGCTCTCCGGCAACCGCCTGAGTGCCCTGCCCGGCGGCCTCCTGCCCCCGGGCGCCTCCGGCCTCCTCCCACTGCTCAGCCAACTGGAGGCAGCCGACAACGGGCTGCAGGAGCTGGACTCTGCCATCGCCAACCTGCCGGCCCTCAAG ATCCTGGATGTTTCCAATAATGAGTTATCAGAAATCCCCGTTGAGCTTGCTGACTGCCCTAAATTAAAGGAGGTCAACTTCAGAGGGAACAAACTGAAAGACAAGCGGCTGGAGAAAATGGTCAATAGCTGCCAGACAAAATCCATTCTGGAGTACTTGCGGGTTGGAGGCCGAGGAGGTGGCAAAGGAAAAGGGAAACCAGACAACTTTGATAAAGAAGAGAGTAAGAGAAAAAAGAGGGATAAACGCCAAAAAAAGGATAGCGGAGATGGGGAACAGGACAAGCTGGAAGAGGTGAATAAACTGATGATCAAAATTCTGCACATTGCAGAAAATCCAGCTCCAGTGGTAGTTAAAGTTAGTCCAAATATCAAAGAAGTTCGGCCATACATCGTTTGCTGTGTGGTGAAGGGAATGAATTTGAAGCAAGGAAATGCCTTGAAGAGATTTCTTTCTGCACAG ATCAAACTTCATGATGACATATGTGAGAAACGAACAGCAGCAACCATTGCCACACATGACCTGCAGCGGATCAAAGCGCCCCTGCTGTATGATGCGCAGCCGCCTAACGAATTAAAG GTAATGCCACTGGGTCGGAAGGAGATCAAGGCAAAGGATCTTGTCCGTCAGTTGCAGTTAGAGGCTGAGGAACAAAGGAAACAGAAGAAGCGTCAGAATGTTTCTGGACTGCACAA GTACCTTCAATTACTGGATGGGAAAGAGAACTATCCTTGTCTAGTAGATGCTGAGGGTGTTGTGATTTCTTTCCCACCAATCACTAACAGTGAGAGAACAAAG ATTAGAAAAACCACTTGTGAGCTATTTCTGGAAGTGACGAGCGGCACCAGCCTTCAGATATGCAAAGATGTCATGGACACCCTTATTCTA AAAATGGCAGAACTCAACAAATTCACTTTAGAGAATGCGGAGGAAGAATCCGTGTCTGATGGTGAATCGGACATGACTTCTGAACCAGTGAATTCAAATCCCAGCCAAAATGCAGAGCAAGAGAATTCTCCATTAACAGTGGAGCAGGTTCGCGTTGTGGACATGGATGGGAACTTAAAAGTACTGTATCCATCTAAAACTGACCTAACTCTGGTCTCATCTCTTTTAACCATAATTCGTTAA